A portion of the Sulfolobales archaeon genome contains these proteins:
- a CDS encoding ABC transporter substrate-binding protein, with the protein MKAISKQLVLVVVVVVIVTAVLVGTLLTSLFQQPSAVSRKTVVYASLSEMTSADPSTEFSNSIMWLPLVYEPLVWYDALKDRFIPALAERWESSPNGTVWTFYIRRDAKFHDGSPVNAEAVALSINRTITLKGGAAYIWDPVERIEVVDEYTVRFYLKYPAPLLKIAASPYATYIFCPNVVKYANAANLTDPKVADWFNKGNDCGSGPYRLVKWNPESEVVLEKWSEWWGWKEPNYPWRSSLDKAPDIFIIKIIKDAATQSRMLRAGEIDIAQSVPVEDLKSFEKDPNYVVVREPSFQNLLMLINTKKPPLNDVRVRMAIAHAIPYEDIVNLARGGLARVASGPIPYGLWGHFDNLTYTYDLELAKRLLAEAGYPTGIPRTLTLVYTAGDIYEATTAEIIKASLAKIGINVEIRPMSWEEQWALAQKGWENPEEVQDLFIFYWWPDVLSPITYLYNMFSSQSKAFNLCYYENSTFDEIIMQAYRLEGSDPQKALELYYKAQYILYTDVPAIPLWDMIDIRVATAHIKNLENAINPSYPTVVFAQMLIVD; encoded by the coding sequence ATGAAGGCTATATCTAAACAGCTTGTGCTGGTTGTTGTTGTAGTTGTAATTGTTACAGCGGTATTAGTCGGTACACTTCTCACATCTCTCTTTCAGCAGCCCTCTGCAGTGTCTAGAAAAACTGTTGTATATGCTTCTCTTTCTGAGATGACGAGTGCGGATCCTAGCACAGAATTCTCTAACTCGATAATGTGGCTTCCACTAGTATACGAACCACTTGTATGGTATGATGCACTTAAAGATCGGTTCATACCAGCATTAGCCGAGAGATGGGAGAGCAGTCCTAATGGTACTGTGTGGACTTTTTATATCAGGAGAGATGCTAAATTCCATGACGGCTCGCCAGTTAACGCGGAAGCTGTGGCGCTTAGCATAAATAGAACAATAACACTTAAGGGAGGTGCAGCATACATATGGGATCCTGTTGAGAGAATTGAAGTCGTGGATGAGTATACTGTTAGATTCTATCTCAAATACCCAGCACCCTTACTCAAGATCGCAGCATCACCATATGCAACATATATCTTCTGTCCTAACGTAGTGAAGTATGCTAATGCAGCTAATCTCACAGATCCCAAGGTAGCAGACTGGTTTAATAAAGGTAATGATTGCGGTAGCGGACCTTATAGATTAGTGAAATGGAATCCTGAGTCCGAGGTAGTTTTAGAGAAATGGAGTGAGTGGTGGGGTTGGAAAGAACCTAACTATCCATGGAGATCGTCACTCGACAAGGCGCCGGATATCTTCATCATAAAAATAATCAAAGATGCTGCAACTCAGAGCAGGATGTTAAGAGCTGGGGAGATAGATATAGCACAATCCGTTCCTGTGGAAGATCTTAAATCTTTTGAAAAAGATCCTAACTACGTTGTTGTGCGTGAACCTAGTTTCCAGAACCTATTAATGCTGATAAATACTAAGAAACCTCCGCTAAACGATGTACGAGTGCGTATGGCGATAGCTCATGCAATACCATACGAAGACATAGTTAATCTAGCGCGTGGAGGTCTAGCTAGAGTTGCTAGCGGGCCAATACCCTATGGTTTATGGGGTCACTTCGATAACTTAACATATACCTACGACCTAGAACTGGCTAAAAGACTACTAGCGGAAGCAGGATATCCAACAGGCATACCTAGAACACTTACATTAGTGTATACTGCTGGAGATATTTATGAGGCTACAACAGCCGAGATCATAAAAGCATCACTAGCTAAAATCGGTATAAATGTAGAGATCAGGCCAATGTCATGGGAGGAACAATGGGCACTAGCACAAAAAGGTTGGGAGAACCCCGAAGAAGTACAGGATCTATTTATATTCTATTGGTGGCCTGATGTTCTCTCACCAATAACATACCTATATAACATGTTCTCCAGTCAGAGCAAGGCATTTAACCTCTGCTACTACGAGAACTCTACATTCGACGAAATAATAATGCAAGCATACAGACTTGAAGGATCAGATCCTCAGAAAGCCCTTGAACTATACTACAAAGCTCAATATATACTGTACACAGATGTGCCAGCCATACCACTCTGGGATATGATCGATATAAGAGTAGCAACTGCACATATTAAAAACCTTGAAAACGCTATAAACC